One region of Seriola aureovittata isolate HTS-2021-v1 ecotype China chromosome 15, ASM2101889v1, whole genome shotgun sequence genomic DNA includes:
- the liat1 gene encoding protein LIAT1, whose translation MSAPDGEVCTPHPTTTIRDSQAHQNKTFFFRHTLLFLEKVCPVARDASPGNTAKWGCGNACPGTNRKYQRFISTACQDYIMPENKSCTLLQQSSSSDKKKKKKKRKKATDSTTPAENTQKPQTVSLHPETSLVSLLTPQSPGQPRGQLPRLRAASKKDGERLAGSFRRSKKHPKDSPAPLTATNKTSSCGAPAQGHLSELCTQARESLRWEGVLEDPQAEEKRLELYRASRRQRYNAHREALLKETLDALRQTFPKESTETESDQQENASLLHLSID comes from the exons ATGTCTGCACCAGATGGAGAAGTgtgcaccccccaccccaccaccaccattcGTGACTCGCAAGCTCATCAGAACAAGACGT TCTTCTTCCGCCACACGTTGCTCTTCCTGGAGAAGGTGTGTCCTGTTGCCAGAGACGCGTCACCGGGCAACACGGCGAAGTGGGGTTGTGGAAATGCTTGTCCCGGAACAAATAGGAAGTATCAAAG GTTCATCAGCACTGCGTGCCAGGACTACATCATGccagaaaacaaaagctgtaCGCTGCTGCAGCAGTCCAGTTCTTctgacaagaagaagaaaaagaagaaaagaaagaaagcaactGACTCCACCACCCCTGCAGAAAATACAC AGAAACCTCAGACTGTATCTTTGCATCCAGAGACCTCGCTAGTGTCCTTGCTGACCCCTCAGAGTCCCGGTCAGCCCCGAGGCCAGCTGCCAAGGCTCAGAGCTGCTAGCAAGAAGGACGGAGAGCGTCTTGCTGGCAGTTTCCGGAGGAGCAAAAAACACCCAAAGGATTCACCAGCTCCACtgacagcaacaaacaaaaccagcagcTGTGGAGCTCCAGCACAGGGGCATCTGTCAGAGCTCTGCACCCAGGCCAGAGAGAGCCTGAGGTGGGAGGGAGTGCTGGAGGACCCCCAGGCTGAGGAGAAGAGGCTGGAGCTGTACAGGGCCAGCCGGCGACAGCGTTACAACGCACATAGAGAGGCTCTATTAAAGGAAACCCTGGATGCCTTGAGACAGACTTTTCCT